From a single Bacillus pseudomycoides DSM 12442 genomic region:
- a CDS encoding tyrosine-type recombinase/integrase, translating into MLLKFAMKDFKEEKEFANLSPRTIQSYMATLHEFQEFCSERELIDTRDIREATVKSYLMYCQKTRGNNVVTRNTKLHHLKIFFNYLQHEDIISEKENPIRKMKLAKEDIKIEVFQDEHIKQMLRYYRRLKTRNKSFYAYRDHTIIIFLLGTGSRLGELINIRWSELDLVNQTVTLFGKARKQQTVPLTNKLVKEFCEYKVFMERELGRLPEYVFTTREGKQMSPNSVKLIFKRLKQVMNFSDVRLSAHTFRHTFAHRCLMAGMDVFTLQRMLRHSNLRMTERYLSLWGTALREQNDKFNPLNSLEI; encoded by the coding sequence ATGCTACTTAAGTTTGCTATGAAGGATTTCAAAGAGGAAAAAGAGTTCGCTAATCTGTCTCCTCGTACAATTCAATCTTATATGGCTACCCTACATGAGTTCCAAGAGTTCTGCTCTGAGCGTGAACTCATTGATACACGAGACATTAGAGAAGCAACTGTTAAGAGCTACCTCATGTATTGCCAAAAGACAAGAGGGAACAACGTAGTAACTAGAAATACCAAGCTTCACCATCTCAAGATTTTCTTTAATTATTTACAACATGAGGACATTATCAGCGAGAAAGAAAACCCTATTCGTAAAATGAAACTGGCTAAAGAGGACATAAAAATTGAGGTCTTCCAAGATGAACATATCAAGCAAATGCTTCGCTACTATAGGAGACTCAAAACTAGGAATAAAAGCTTCTATGCTTATCGAGACCATACCATTATTATCTTCCTTTTAGGAACTGGCTCAAGGCTTGGTGAGCTTATTAATATCCGCTGGAGTGAGTTGGACTTAGTAAACCAAACAGTAACCCTATTCGGTAAAGCTCGCAAGCAACAAACTGTCCCTCTTACAAACAAGCTTGTAAAGGAGTTTTGTGAGTACAAAGTGTTCATGGAGCGTGAACTAGGCAGGTTACCCGAGTACGTGTTCACCACACGAGAAGGGAAACAGATGAGTCCTAACTCAGTGAAGCTCATATTTAAAAGACTCAAACAAGTAATGAACTTCTCAGATGTTCGCTTATCAGCTCATACTTTTCGTCATACTTTTGCTCATCGTTGCTTAATGGCTGGAATGGACGTTTTTACTCTCCAAAGAATGCTAAGACATAGCAATTTGAGAATGACTGAGAGGTATCTTTCTCTTTGGGGAACAGCCTTGAGAGAGCAAAACGATAAGTTCAATCCACTTAATTCACTTGAGATTTAA
- a CDS encoding D-alanyl-D-alanine carboxypeptidase family protein — MVNCKKISVFVMVICLFFLTPMTLYAETGTEPVPAPGPGPNVFGQFAVSIDAKTGDVLYDKNAHQHAFPASMTKVLTAILLMEHTKPEEQFTFSQPALDQEKSNYQLEFQVGETINRNTALTILMVLSANDVAYAIGERIGGSIENFANMMNEKAKQLGAKDSHFVTPNGLHDPNHYTTAYDMAMITRGVQQYPEILQAMNTKRTTVTTSRQTVSIFNKATYFENPYSIGGKTGFTNEARNTLVLLNEKDGNRIVNVVMASQRPEIYEDMRQIADHSFSQFAKQMVLDKNNWHQKATYLDKNIDCELEKSAELMLKKDEGKNVKTVFRTAPVDKEKLYQKGIHRGDVIGIVDVTKNNQKIESINVLSKEDVTFAMPKKNIKPAEPTYPFGLMVSIGVGIIALIIIGLYVVRRAKKNAVSEVE, encoded by the coding sequence ATGGTGAATTGTAAGAAAATTTCGGTTTTTGTTATGGTGATTTGTTTATTCTTTTTAACGCCTATGACATTGTACGCTGAAACTGGAACTGAACCAGTGCCGGCACCTGGTCCGGGTCCAAATGTGTTTGGACAGTTTGCAGTTTCAATTGATGCAAAAACAGGGGATGTTTTGTATGACAAAAATGCACATCAACATGCATTTCCGGCAAGCATGACGAAAGTATTGACTGCTATTTTATTAATGGAGCATACGAAGCCAGAGGAGCAATTTACGTTTTCACAACCTGCATTAGATCAGGAAAAGAGTAATTATCAACTTGAATTTCAGGTAGGTGAAACAATCAATCGTAATACAGCACTAACAATTTTAATGGTATTAAGTGCAAATGATGTTGCGTATGCAATTGGTGAACGTATTGGCGGAAGTATAGAAAACTTTGCGAATATGATGAACGAGAAAGCGAAGCAGTTAGGAGCAAAGGATAGTCATTTTGTAACGCCGAATGGTTTACATGATCCGAATCATTATACGACGGCATATGATATGGCAATGATCACGAGAGGGGTTCAACAATACCCTGAGATTTTACAAGCTATGAATACGAAACGAACAACGGTTACAACATCTAGACAAACGGTTTCTATTTTTAATAAGGCTACTTATTTCGAAAATCCATATAGTATTGGTGGAAAAACAGGTTTTACAAATGAAGCACGCAATACACTTGTATTATTAAATGAGAAAGATGGTAATCGTATTGTCAATGTTGTGATGGCGTCACAAAGACCAGAGATTTACGAAGATATGCGTCAAATTGCAGATCATTCTTTCTCACAATTTGCTAAGCAAATGGTTTTAGATAAAAATAATTGGCATCAGAAAGCAACATATTTAGATAAAAATATAGATTGTGAACTTGAAAAAAGTGCAGAATTGATGTTGAAGAAAGATGAAGGTAAGAATGTAAAAACAGTCTTTAGAACGGCTCCGGTTGATAAAGAAAAACTATATCAAAAGGGGATTCATCGCGGGGATGTAATTGGAATAGTAGACGTGACGAAAAACAATCAAAAGATTGAAAGTATTAATGTTCTTTCTAAGGAAGATGTTACATTTGCAATGCCGAAAAAAAATATAAAGCCAGCTGAACCTACGTATCCTTTTGGGTTGATGGTAAGTATTGGAGTTGGAATTATTGCTTTAATAATAATCGGTTTATATGTGGTAAGACGAGCTAAAAAGAATGCGGTTTCAGAAGTGGAATAG
- the sipW gene encoding signal peptidase I SipW has protein sequence MKLVWKIMSNVISFVLFALMVFLAFIVISSKASGGDPTVMGYQFKTVLSGSMEPTFLTGSIIAIEPTKDGSKYKKDDVITFKESDKKIVTHRIIDVKNVNGKVMYETKGDNNNGPDLKPVLAENVIGKYGNITVPYVGYLLNYANSKAGAALLLIIPGICLLGYSAISIFSAIRSIDSEKKKKSADVGQSV, from the coding sequence ATGAAACTAGTTTGGAAGATTATGAGTAACGTCATCTCATTTGTTTTATTTGCGTTAATGGTTTTTTTAGCGTTTATTGTCATCTCATCAAAAGCAAGCGGCGGGGATCCGACTGTAATGGGATATCAATTTAAAACAGTACTATCTGGATCGATGGAACCAACATTTTTAACAGGGTCAATTATTGCAATCGAACCAACGAAAGATGGATCTAAATATAAAAAAGACGATGTAATTACTTTTAAAGAAAGCGATAAAAAAATTGTAACTCACCGTATTATTGATGTGAAAAACGTAAATGGGAAAGTAATGTATGAAACGAAAGGTGACAATAATAATGGGCCGGATTTAAAACCAGTCTTAGCAGAAAATGTTATTGGGAAATATGGAAATATTACAGTTCCATATGTGGGGTATTTGTTGAATTATGCGAATTCAAAAGCAGGAGCAGCCTTACTTTTAATTATTCCAGGCATATGTTTACTTGGGTACTCTGCAATTTCTATTTTTAGTGCAATCCGTAGCATTGATAGCGAAAAGAAAAAGAAATCTGCAGATGTAGGACAATCTGTATAA
- a CDS encoding DUF4047 domain-containing protein, with protein MKSSKKIKTILMLPCMCSIAFYMGSQVVTYTEAAFVNETKIHSTVSTAIVFPKTIDTLVKETQQHENLILNGTEGMNKETQADSVEVLEQKAQQWREQFEKVKVEREALQHIYTEIEDYYKQSVENVRVNNSDSSKQVLQYVQAGFTKVGSIKDNVDKQISVQKMEEFILTLQKKIEEKKAQQVNNTSGKTEQEQVVPSSEQKESNSQEEIKQPSNPTQEQVVPSSGQKESNSQEETKQPSNPTQEQVVPSSEQKKSNKQEEIKQPSNPKQEQVNQAQ; from the coding sequence ATGAAATCATCAAAAAAAATAAAAACAATACTCATGTTACCATGTATGTGTTCAATAGCTTTCTATATGGGATCACAAGTAGTTACGTATACAGAGGCTGCTTTTGTAAATGAGACAAAAATACATTCTACTGTTTCAACTGCAATTGTATTTCCAAAAACGATTGATACTTTGGTGAAAGAAACGCAACAGCATGAGAATTTGATTTTAAATGGAACTGAAGGAATGAATAAGGAAACGCAAGCTGATTCTGTAGAAGTACTCGAACAAAAAGCGCAGCAATGGAGAGAACAGTTTGAAAAAGTGAAAGTGGAACGTGAAGCCTTGCAACACATATATACAGAAATAGAAGATTATTATAAGCAATCAGTAGAAAATGTAAGAGTAAATAATAGCGATTCAAGTAAGCAAGTGCTTCAATATGTACAAGCGGGTTTTACTAAAGTAGGGAGTATTAAGGATAATGTTGATAAGCAAATATCAGTACAAAAAATGGAAGAATTTATTCTAACCCTACAAAAGAAAATAGAAGAGAAAAAAGCGCAACAGGTTAATAACACGTCTGGAAAAACAGAGCAAGAACAAGTCGTACCTTCTTCTGAGCAAAAAGAGTCAAACAGCCAGGAAGAAATAAAGCAACCATCAAACCCTACGCAAGAACAAGTCGTACCGTCTTCTGGGCAAAAAGAGTCAAACAGCCAAGAAGAAACAAAGCAACCATCAAACCCTACACAAGAACAAGTCGTACCTTCTTCTGAGCAAAAAAAATCAAACAAACAAGAAGAAATAAAGCAACCGTCAAACCCTAAACAAGAACAAGTCAATCAAGCTCAATAA
- a CDS encoding CalY family protein yields the protein MGIKKKLGMGVASAALGLSLIGGGTFAYFSDKEVSNNTFAAGTLDLSVDPTTIIDVDNIKPGDKMTRDFKLVNNGSLDIKTVKLLTNYNVIDSKGDNSEDFGKHIRVNFFWNWDKLSEPIFSTTLADLKAMSPDAVEESIFAGWFAEKGGLKHGDSDYLWVQYEFVDNKQDQNQFQGDKLELKWTFEAEQTEGSEK from the coding sequence ATGGGAATTAAGAAAAAATTAGGAATGGGTGTTGCATCAGCTGCGTTAGGACTATCTTTAATTGGTGGAGGAACATTTGCATACTTTAGTGATAAGGAAGTATCAAATAATACATTTGCAGCAGGTACATTAGATCTTTCTGTAGATCCAACTACGATTATTGATGTTGATAATATTAAGCCAGGGGATAAAATGACACGTGACTTTAAGCTTGTCAATAATGGTTCATTAGATATAAAAACTGTGAAATTATTAACTAATTATAATGTAATAGATTCAAAAGGAGATAATTCAGAAGACTTTGGTAAGCATATCCGTGTGAATTTCTTCTGGAATTGGGATAAATTAAGTGAGCCTATTTTCTCAACGACATTGGCGGATTTAAAGGCTATGTCTCCAGATGCAGTGGAAGAAAGTATTTTTGCAGGTTGGTTTGCTGAAAAGGGTGGTTTGAAGCATGGTGATTCCGATTATCTTTGGGTACAATATGAATTTGTAGATAATAAGCAAGATCAAAATCAATTCCAAGGTGATAAACTTGAGTTGAAATGGACATTTGAAGCAGAACAAACAGAAGGGTCAGAAAAATAA
- a CDS encoding TasA family protein, whose product MNKKWLFIMSICLILVVFIGITKNIDQVYAEERREIDISLEPKEVLFHVSNMKPGDWANRSIRISNEGTKKLSYSIKSEASEGSTKLYEALTVTVKDKQGVLYEGSLKELQSMEKRTLAVNRTDELIYTIHVPKELGNEYQGLQTIVKFIFYAEGPTGNGEGTENEMGINQMQPPASINSNSNWQLPRTGTQQSSMILIGFGLVWCGLYFYKKYIQMKYRKD is encoded by the coding sequence ATGAATAAGAAGTGGTTATTTATCATGAGTATATGTCTGATTCTAGTAGTTTTCATTGGTATTACAAAAAATATTGACCAAGTGTATGCAGAGGAGCGGCGAGAAATAGATATAAGTCTTGAGCCCAAAGAAGTACTATTTCATGTTTCAAATATGAAGCCAGGAGACTGGGCAAATCGAAGTATACGTATTAGTAATGAAGGAACAAAGAAATTATCATATAGTATAAAGAGCGAGGCTTCAGAGGGGTCTACGAAATTATATGAAGCTCTTACGGTCACTGTAAAAGATAAACAAGGAGTGCTGTACGAGGGAAGTCTAAAAGAACTTCAAAGTATGGAAAAGCGTACATTAGCAGTTAATAGAACTGACGAGCTTATCTATACGATACATGTTCCTAAAGAGTTAGGAAATGAGTATCAAGGATTACAAACAATAGTAAAATTTATTTTTTATGCAGAGGGACCAACCGGCAATGGTGAGGGTACCGAAAATGAAATGGGAATCAATCAAATGCAACCTCCTGCATCCATAAATTCTAATAGTAACTGGCAGCTACCACGTACAGGTACGCAGCAAAGCAGTATGATTTTAATAGGGTTTGGCTTAGTATGGTGTGGATTATATTTTTATAAAAAGTATATTCAAATGAAGTATCGGAAGGATTAA
- the calY gene encoding biofilm matrix protein CalY has translation MSLKKKLGMGVASAALGLSLIGGGTFAYFSDKEVSNNTFAAGTLDLTLDPQTIVDIKDLKPGDSVKKEFLLKNSGTLAIKDVKLATKYSVTDAKGDNAGEDFGKHIKVKFIWNWDKQSEPVYETTLADLQNADPDLLAKDIFAPEWGEKGGLEAGTEDYLWVQFVFEENGQDQNKFQGDKLNLEWTFNANQTEGEER, from the coding sequence GTGAGTTTAAAGAAAAAATTAGGTATGGGAGTCGCTTCAGCGGCATTGGGATTATCTTTAATCGGTGGAGGAACATTCGCTTACTTTAGTGACAAAGAAGTATCGAACAATACGTTTGCAGCGGGTACATTAGATCTTACTTTGGACCCTCAAACAATTGTAGATATTAAGGACCTTAAACCAGGCGATTCTGTTAAGAAAGAATTCTTATTAAAGAACAGCGGCACGTTAGCAATTAAAGATGTTAAATTAGCAACGAAATATTCAGTTACAGATGCGAAAGGCGATAACGCTGGGGAAGATTTCGGTAAGCATATTAAAGTGAAATTTATTTGGAACTGGGATAAACAAAGCGAGCCTGTATATGAAACAACATTAGCAGACTTACAAAATGCTGATCCAGATCTTCTAGCAAAAGACATCTTTGCTCCAGAGTGGGGTGAAAAGGGTGGCTTAGAAGCTGGAACAGAAGACTACCTATGGGTACAATTTGTATTTGAAGAAAATGGTCAAGATCAAAATAAATTCCAAGGCGATAAATTAAACTTAGAATGGACATTCAATGCAAACCAAACTGAAGGCGAAGAGAGATAA
- a CDS encoding helix-turn-helix domain-containing protein — protein MIGERIKRLRLQRGISLTELAEKAGVAKSYISSIERNLQKNPSIQFLEKIANVLQIPVDTLLHDEIPSENQLDSEWTHLVKEAMNSGVSKEQFREFLEFTKWKRNQK, from the coding sequence ATGATAGGAGAACGTATAAAACGCCTTCGGTTGCAAAGAGGGATTTCTTTAACAGAACTTGCTGAAAAAGCAGGTGTTGCAAAGTCTTATATTAGTTCCATTGAACGTAATTTACAAAAGAACCCTTCCATTCAATTTCTTGAAAAAATTGCTAATGTTCTGCAAATTCCCGTGGATACGCTCCTTCATGACGAAATACCATCCGAAAATCAATTGGATTCGGAATGGACACATCTCGTCAAAGAAGCCATGAACTCCGGTGTATCAAAAGAACAATTTCGTGAATTTTTAGAGTTTACAAAATGGAAGAGAAATCAGAAATAA
- a CDS encoding anti-repressor SinI family protein encodes MYKEKADTLDQDWIDLMLEALDAGIAIQDIEHFFQRMNQPTRN; translated from the coding sequence TTGTACAAAGAAAAGGCAGATACGCTAGATCAGGATTGGATTGATTTAATGCTTGAAGCTTTAGATGCTGGGATTGCTATTCAAGATATCGAACACTTTTTCCAACGTATGAACCAGCCTACCAGAAACTAG
- a CDS encoding immune inhibitor A domain-containing protein: MKKKPFKVLSTLAVAAVLSCSFGAGSQSVYAETPAKTVPTSPIDDHLIPEERLANALKNRGVIDSSASNEETKKAVEKYVEKKKGDKPGKEETTGDSVTKEASDFLKKVKDAKADTKEKLETPANGNGAGAVPAKGALNGKVPTTSAKAKEYNGNVRKDKVLVLLVEYADFKHNNIDKEPGYMYSSDFNQEHYQKMLFGDEPFALDDGSKIETFKKYYEEQSGGSYTVDGTVTKWLTVPGKAADYGADAGDGHDNKGPLGPRDLIKDALKAAVDSGLDLSEFDQFDQYDVNKDGNQNQPDGLIDHLMVIHAGVGQEAGGGKLGDDAIWSHRWTVGQKPYEIEGTKSKVPYWNGKMAAFDYTIEPEDGAVGVFAHEYGHDLGLPDEYDTKYSGGGEPVQSWSIMSGGSWAGKIAGTTPTSFSPQNKEFFQKTIGGNWANIVELDYDKLNRGIGYATYLDQSVTKTDRPGLIRVNLPDKDVKGIQPAFGKKYYYSTKGDDLHTTLETPLFDLTNATNAKFDYKSLYEIETDYDLLEVHAVAEDGSKTLIDTIGNKNVKGGADTTLGKWVDKSYDLSQFKGKKVKLVFEYITDGGLALDGFTLDNATLTVDGNVVFSDDAEGTPKFKLDGFVASTGIEKKKHNYYVEWRNSAGADEALKYARGPVYNTGMVVWYADSSYTDNWVGVHPGYGFLGVVDSHPEAIAGTLNGKPTFKDSTRYQIADAAFSFDQTPAWKVVSPTRGTFEYSGLPGVAKFDDSKAYINKQIPDAGRILPKLGLKFEVVGQSDDKSAGAVRLYR; the protein is encoded by the coding sequence ATGAAAAAGAAACCGTTTAAAGTGTTATCAACACTTGCTGTAGCAGCTGTTCTTAGTTGCTCATTTGGGGCTGGTAGCCAGTCTGTTTATGCAGAAACACCTGCAAAAACAGTACCTACAAGTCCAATTGATGATCATTTAATTCCAGAAGAGCGCTTAGCTAATGCTCTTAAAAACCGAGGAGTGATTGATTCATCAGCTTCAAATGAAGAAACAAAGAAAGCTGTCGAAAAGTATGTAGAGAAAAAGAAGGGTGACAAACCTGGAAAAGAAGAAACAACTGGGGATTCTGTTACAAAAGAAGCGTCTGATTTCCTGAAGAAGGTTAAAGATGCAAAGGCAGATACAAAAGAAAAATTAGAAACACCAGCAAATGGTAATGGAGCTGGAGCAGTTCCCGCTAAAGGCGCATTAAATGGTAAAGTGCCAACTACTTCTGCAAAGGCAAAAGAGTATAATGGAAACGTTCGTAAAGACAAAGTACTTGTTTTACTTGTAGAGTATGCTGACTTCAAACATAACAATATTGATAAAGAACCTGGTTATATGTATTCTAGTGATTTTAACCAAGAACATTATCAAAAAATGTTATTTGGTGACGAACCATTTGCATTAGATGATGGAAGCAAAATTGAAACATTTAAGAAGTATTATGAGGAACAATCTGGCGGTAGCTATACAGTAGATGGAACAGTTACAAAGTGGTTAACAGTTCCAGGAAAAGCTGCTGATTACGGCGCAGATGCTGGAGATGGTCATGATAATAAAGGACCACTAGGACCTCGTGACCTGATCAAAGATGCATTAAAAGCAGCGGTAGATAGCGGTCTTGATTTATCAGAATTCGATCAATTTGATCAATATGATGTAAATAAAGATGGCAATCAAAATCAACCAGATGGCTTGATTGACCACTTAATGGTTATCCATGCTGGTGTTGGACAAGAAGCTGGTGGTGGCAAATTGGGTGATGATGCAATTTGGTCACATCGTTGGACAGTTGGTCAAAAACCATATGAAATAGAAGGTACAAAATCAAAAGTACCATACTGGAATGGGAAAATGGCAGCGTTTGACTACACAATTGAACCAGAAGATGGAGCAGTTGGTGTATTCGCGCATGAGTATGGTCATGATTTAGGTCTTCCAGATGAGTATGATACAAAATATTCTGGCGGCGGCGAGCCAGTTCAGTCATGGTCTATTATGAGTGGCGGTAGCTGGGCAGGTAAAATTGCTGGAACAACGCCAACAAGTTTCTCTCCGCAAAACAAAGAGTTCTTCCAAAAAACAATTGGTGGAAACTGGGCGAATATTGTGGAATTAGATTATGATAAGTTAAACCGAGGAATTGGTTATGCAACATACTTAGATCAAAGCGTAACAAAAACGGATCGCCCAGGTCTGATCCGTGTTAATTTACCGGATAAAGATGTAAAAGGAATTCAGCCTGCGTTTGGTAAGAAGTACTACTATAGTACAAAAGGTGATGATCTTCATACAACATTAGAAACACCTTTATTTGATTTAACAAATGCAACAAATGCAAAGTTTGATTACAAATCATTATATGAAATTGAAACAGACTATGATCTCTTAGAAGTACATGCAGTAGCAGAAGATGGGTCGAAAACATTAATCGATACAATTGGTAATAAAAATGTAAAAGGTGGTGCAGATACCACTCTTGGAAAATGGGTAGACAAATCTTATGATTTAAGCCAATTTAAAGGTAAGAAAGTGAAGCTTGTATTTGAATATATTACTGATGGTGGTTTAGCATTAGATGGATTTACTCTTGATAATGCAACATTAACAGTAGATGGTAATGTTGTATTCTCTGATGATGCAGAAGGTACACCAAAATTCAAACTAGATGGCTTCGTTGCTTCTACTGGAATTGAAAAGAAAAAGCACAACTACTATGTAGAGTGGAGAAACTCTGCTGGTGCTGATGAAGCGTTAAAATATGCTCGCGGTCCAGTATATAACACAGGTATGGTTGTATGGTATGCAGACTCAAGCTATACAGATAACTGGGTTGGCGTGCATCCAGGATACGGATTCCTTGGTGTAGTTGATTCTCATCCTGAAGCAATTGCAGGAACTTTAAATGGTAAGCCAACATTTAAAGATAGCACACGTTATCAAATTGCTGATGCAGCGTTCTCTTTCGATCAAACACCAGCATGGAAAGTTGTATCACCAACTCGTGGAACATTTGAATACAGTGGACTACCAGGTGTTGCGAAGTTCGACGATTCTAAAGCTTATATTAATAAGCAAATTCCAGATGCAGGACGCATTTTACCAAAACTTGGCCTGAAATTTGAAGTAGTTGGCCAATCGGATGATAAGTCTGCAGGTGCAGTTCGCTTATATCGTTAA
- a CDS encoding aldehyde dehydrogenase, giving the protein MDITSIVNEQKSYFYKGHTRNIEERKQHLKRLYEGIQRFESDIFQALKLDLNKSDHESFTTEVGYVLKEISFLVKHLSSWSKPKRVRTALTHVGSKGKVVPEPYGVTLVMAPWNYPFQLAVAPLVGAIAAGNTVVLKPSELTPNVSSLLANMLQELFPAELVAVVEGGIEESTALLKEPFDYIFFTGSVGVGKIVMEAAAKSLIPLTLELGGKSPCIVHNDAKLEIAARRIVWGKFLNAGQTCVAPDYIYVHSSVKEQFIEALRIEIKNQYGEKPLQNENYVRIVSKRHFERLCSFLQDGRVEIGGKYNEETLHIEPSIITNITWQDSVMEDEIFGPILPIIEYEKIEDIVERIQRQPKSLALYVFSESKEIQRQITRNVSYGGGCINDVVYHLATPYLPFGGVGSSGLGSYHGKQSFRTFSHYKSILSQSTVFDMKIRYSSTKSALKFIRKLLK; this is encoded by the coding sequence ATGGATATCACTTCTATTGTGAACGAGCAAAAGTCATATTTTTATAAAGGTCACACAAGAAATATAGAAGAAAGAAAGCAACATTTAAAAAGATTATATGAAGGGATTCAGCGTTTTGAATCTGATATTTTTCAAGCGTTAAAATTGGATCTAAATAAATCAGATCATGAATCATTTACGACAGAGGTTGGATACGTATTAAAGGAAATTTCATTTTTAGTGAAACATCTTTCTTCATGGAGTAAGCCGAAGCGCGTTCGTACCGCACTTACACATGTTGGTTCGAAAGGAAAAGTGGTTCCAGAGCCTTATGGTGTTACCCTTGTAATGGCTCCGTGGAATTATCCCTTTCAACTTGCGGTTGCACCCCTTGTAGGGGCAATAGCCGCTGGAAACACGGTTGTATTAAAGCCGTCAGAATTGACACCTAATGTTTCTAGTCTTCTTGCAAATATGTTACAAGAGTTATTTCCGGCTGAACTTGTTGCGGTTGTTGAAGGCGGTATTGAGGAGAGTACAGCACTGTTAAAAGAGCCGTTTGATTATATTTTTTTCACCGGTAGCGTTGGAGTGGGTAAAATTGTTATGGAGGCGGCAGCTAAAAGTTTGATTCCCCTTACGTTAGAGCTTGGTGGAAAGAGCCCATGTATTGTGCATAATGATGCAAAGTTAGAAATAGCAGCAAGGCGCATAGTTTGGGGGAAATTCTTGAATGCGGGACAAACATGTGTTGCACCTGATTACATATATGTTCATTCTTCTGTAAAAGAACAATTTATTGAAGCACTACGAATTGAAATTAAAAATCAATATGGCGAAAAACCACTGCAAAATGAAAATTACGTTCGGATTGTCAGTAAACGTCATTTTGAAAGATTATGTTCTTTCTTACAAGATGGTAGGGTTGAAATTGGTGGGAAATATAATGAGGAAACTCTGCATATTGAGCCTAGTATTATAACGAATATTACATGGCAGGATTCCGTTATGGAAGATGAAATTTTCGGTCCGATTTTGCCGATTATAGAGTATGAGAAAATAGAAGACATCGTGGAAAGAATTCAGCGACAACCTAAATCATTAGCTTTATATGTATTTTCAGAGAGTAAAGAAATTCAAAGACAAATTACACGTAATGTCTCATATGGCGGTGGGTGTATAAATGACGTTGTATATCATCTTGCTACGCCATATCTACCCTTTGGTGGTGTTGGGAGCAGTGGATTAGGAAGTTATCATGGAAAACAAAGTTTTCGCACATTTTCACACTATAAAAGCATTTTATCCCAATCTACAGTATTTGATATGAAAATTCGTTATTCTTCTACAAAAAGTGCTTTAAAATTCATACGAAAGTTGTTAAAATGA